Proteins from a single region of Palaemon carinicauda isolate YSFRI2023 chromosome 32, ASM3689809v2, whole genome shotgun sequence:
- the LOC137625778 gene encoding uncharacterized protein: MIPNKRMRAIISLLLLLTVVKFIHCQDHEQMIVLTLKGILHNLESINGQLKGHDELLQRIPDMQEKFQHLENNLQDVQEKLEHLENNLQGLSQETGQLVRREVLEHLTNVSAAANEEIKSYVHEEISGVISLAQGLSRDTAQCLKGEDLEHLTHVSAAANQEIKSFHEEMSEVISLAQRDECLEGGLPCGEIGTCENTLFSFTCSCPSGFTWDGSECKDVDECAEGKDDCVPNATCKNSIGSYSCSCNKPFEGDGRTSCEFQCRTTARRVSGLGCLMEIKQSLPFTVAKDECEEEGGRLAQHMSLQQLQDMGLSFGYWGWVGVYDGKWTSDGSLVPEDLWSKGYRSHPSRRCGYSDWESSSSSYKLDQRDCSLKRYGYCQFPMP; the protein is encoded by the exons ATGATTCCTAATAAAAGGATGAGGGCAATCATTAGTTTGTTATTACTCCTAACAGTGGTGAAATTTATCCACTGTCAGGACCATGAACAAATGATTGTTCTCACCTTAAAAGGAATCCTGCATAACCTGGAAAGCATCAATGGCCAACTGAAAG GGCATGACGAGCTTCTACAAAGAATTCCTG atatgcaggagaaattccaacatcttgaaaataatcttcaag ATGTGCAGGAGAAACTcgaacatcttgaaaataatcttcaag GGCTCAGCCAAGAGACCGGACAGCTTGTCAGAAGGGAAGTCTTGGAACACTTGACTAATGTATCAGCAGCAG CAAATGAAGAGATCAAGTCTTATGTTCACGAGGAGATATCTGGAGTCATCTCTTTGGCACAAG GCCTCAGCCGAGATACTGCACAGTGTCTCAAAGGGGAAGATTTGGAACACTTGACTCATGTATCAGcagcag CCAATCAAGAAATCAAGTCTTTTCACGAGGAGATGTCTGAAGTCATCTCTTTGGCACAAAGAG ACGAGTGCTTAGAAGGAGGTCTCCCCTGTGGAGAGATTGGTACCTGTGAGAATACCCTGTTCAGCTTCACCTGTTCTTGTCCTTCTGGTTTCACCTGGGACGGTTCAGAATGTAAAG ACGTCGATGAGTGTGCTGAAGGCAAAGACGACTGTGTCCCCAATGCAACATGCAAGAATAGCATTGGAAGTTACAGCTGCTCCTGCAACAAACCTTTCGAGGGAGATGGGAGAACATCCTGTG AGTTCCAGTGCAGAACCACAGCAAGAAGAGTATCCGGACTTGGATGTCTAATGGAAATCAAGCAATCGTTACCATTCACCGTAGCTAAAGACGAGTGCGAAGAGGAAGGAGGGAGACTTGCACAACATATGAGTCTGCAACAACTACAGGATATGGGTCTCTCTTTTGGATATTGGG GATGGGTTGGTGTCTACGACGGGAAGTGGACGAGTGACGGATCTCTTGTCCCAGAAGACCTTTGGTCGAAAGGATACCGATCACACCCTTCGAGGCGTTGTGGATACAGTGACTgggagtcttcttcttcttcttacaaatTGGATCAAAGGGATTGTTCATTAAAGCGTTATGGTTATTGCCAGTTCCCGATGCCCTGA